The Hymenobacter sp. 5317J-9 genome has a window encoding:
- a CDS encoding sigma-70 family RNA polymerase sigma factor produces MLHLSSPVSAPITLPELLAACQRQERVAQRRLYGQFHGFAMSICLRYARDRDQALEAANDGFLKVFRDLYRFDAARHPEDVLGSFRGWLKRIMIHTAIDHYRANERHQHQQELDDVTLNQADGGATPLDTLSYDELLGLVQRLPPAYRAVFNLAVIDGFGHEEIAEQLRISVGTSKSNLFKARAHLRTMLAHTTTISSARYVVG; encoded by the coding sequence ATGCTGCACCTCTCCTCACCTGTTTCTGCTCCCATCACCCTACCGGAGTTGCTGGCGGCCTGCCAGCGGCAGGAGCGCGTGGCCCAACGCCGGCTGTACGGGCAGTTTCACGGCTTTGCGATGAGCATTTGCCTGCGTTATGCCCGCGACCGCGACCAGGCCCTGGAAGCGGCCAACGACGGTTTTCTGAAAGTATTCCGCGACTTGTACCGCTTCGACGCGGCGCGCCACCCCGAGGACGTGCTGGGCTCGTTTCGGGGCTGGCTCAAGCGCATCATGATTCACACGGCCATCGACCACTACCGCGCCAACGAGCGCCACCAGCACCAGCAGGAGCTCGACGACGTGACCCTGAACCAGGCCGACGGCGGCGCCACGCCCCTCGACACGCTGAGCTACGACGAGCTGCTGGGCCTGGTGCAGCGCCTGCCCCCGGCCTACCGCGCGGTGTTCAACCTGGCGGTGATTGACGGATTTGGCCACGAGGAAATCGCCGAGCAGCTGCGCATTTCGGTGGGTACGTCCAAATCCAATCTGTTTAAAGCCCGAGCCCATTTGCGCACGATGCTGGCCCACACTACTACTATTTCTTCAGCCCGCTATGTGGTCGGATAA
- the secF gene encoding protein translocase subunit SecF — translation MRKTRDGVPMLSGEAVNDARADIGQNGQPEVLMNMTPAGSRKWAKMTAANIGRQVAMVLDDYVCSAPVVQGEITGGGTSITGSFQIEDTQDLANQLKAGKLPAPTRIVEEAVVGPSLGQEAINQGLYSSLAGVVIIMLFMAFYYGRAGVVADIALLFNIFLILGVLAQFGTALTLPGIAGLILVMGTSVDANVLIFERIREELDHGLSLTDAINKGYSRAFSAIFDSNVTTMLIAVILGFFGTGPVQSFAVTLGIGVLTSFLSAVFVSRLIIEWMVKGNENHPMTFNTAISRNLFKNLNFDIVGKRKLAYTFSAIFIIVGFAVMAYQGGPNLGVDFKGGRAYVVDFNKTMVASDVADKIRPVFEGAGLEVKQYGSPDRLRITTGYLAEDESPVADKKVVAALNQGLQAYSADAPVIKSTSKVGATIADDIKRTSVLSLGLTLLGIFVYVLFRFERWQYSMAAVVALFHDALLVIAAFPIARLFGLNYEMDQIFVAALLTVIGFSMNDTVVIYDRIREYLRENPKLTFAQVVNPALNSTFSRTMITFTTVFLVVFVMYVFGGETLRSFSFAMIIGVIFGTYSSLFIATPIILDTYGKKEERERLARGEDVTGVDAGTPKLSQANV, via the coding sequence GTGCGCAAAACCCGCGACGGTGTGCCCATGCTGAGCGGCGAAGCCGTGAACGACGCCCGCGCCGACATCGGCCAGAACGGCCAGCCGGAAGTGCTGATGAACATGACCCCCGCCGGCTCGCGCAAGTGGGCCAAGATGACGGCCGCCAACATCGGCCGCCAGGTGGCCATGGTGCTCGACGACTACGTGTGCTCGGCGCCGGTGGTGCAGGGCGAAATCACGGGTGGCGGCACCAGCATCACGGGCAGCTTCCAGATTGAAGACACCCAGGATTTGGCCAACCAGCTGAAGGCCGGCAAGCTGCCCGCTCCCACGCGCATCGTGGAAGAAGCCGTGGTGGGTCCGTCGCTCGGTCAGGAAGCCATCAACCAGGGCCTGTACTCGTCGCTGGCCGGTGTGGTGATTATCATGCTGTTCATGGCCTTCTACTATGGCCGCGCTGGCGTAGTGGCCGACATCGCCCTGCTCTTCAACATCTTCCTGATTCTGGGCGTGCTGGCCCAGTTCGGCACCGCTCTTACCCTGCCCGGCATCGCCGGTTTGATTCTGGTGATGGGCACCTCGGTGGACGCCAACGTACTGATTTTCGAACGCATTCGCGAGGAACTCGACCATGGCCTGAGCCTGACCGACGCCATCAACAAAGGATACTCGCGGGCGTTCTCGGCCATTTTCGACTCGAACGTGACCACCATGCTGATTGCTGTGATTCTCGGCTTCTTCGGCACGGGCCCGGTACAAAGCTTCGCCGTGACGCTGGGCATTGGCGTGCTCACCTCGTTCCTGTCGGCCGTGTTCGTGTCGCGCCTCATCATCGAGTGGATGGTGAAGGGCAACGAGAACCACCCGATGACCTTCAACACCGCGATTTCGCGTAACCTGTTCAAGAACCTGAACTTCGACATCGTGGGCAAGCGCAAGCTGGCCTACACCTTCTCGGCTATTTTCATCATCGTGGGCTTCGCCGTGATGGCCTACCAGGGCGGCCCCAACCTGGGCGTGGACTTCAAAGGCGGCCGCGCCTACGTGGTTGACTTCAACAAAACCATGGTGGCCTCCGACGTGGCCGACAAAATTCGCCCCGTGTTCGAAGGCGCTGGCCTCGAAGTGAAGCAGTACGGCTCGCCCGACCGCCTGCGCATCACCACCGGCTACCTGGCCGAAGACGAAAGCCCCGTGGCCGACAAGAAAGTGGTGGCCGCCCTTAACCAGGGCCTGCAGGCCTACAGCGCCGACGCGCCGGTTATCAAGTCGACCTCGAAAGTGGGCGCCACCATCGCTGACGACATCAAGCGCACCTCAGTGCTCTCGCTGGGCCTCACGCTGCTGGGCATCTTCGTGTACGTGCTGTTCCGCTTCGAGCGCTGGCAGTACTCCATGGCTGCGGTGGTGGCCCTGTTCCACGACGCCCTGCTCGTGATTGCGGCCTTCCCGATTGCCCGCCTCTTCGGCCTGAACTACGAGATGGACCAGATTTTCGTGGCCGCGCTGCTCACGGTTATTGGCTTCTCGATGAACGACACGGTGGTTATCTACGACCGTATCCGCGAGTACCTGCGCGAGAACCCCAAGCTGACCTTCGCCCAGGTGGTGAACCCGGCCCTGAACTCGACCTTCTCGCGCACCATGATTACGTTCACCACGGTGTTCCTGGTAGTGTTCGTGATGTACGTATTCGGGGGCGAGACCCTGCGCTCGTTCTCCTTCGCCATGATTATCGGCGTGATTTTCGGCACGTACTCGTCGCTGTTCATTGCCACCCCGATTATCCTCGACACCTACGGCAAGAAAGAGGAGCGTGAGCGCCTGGCCCGCGGCGAAGACGTGACCGGCGTGGACGCTGGCACGCCCAAGCTGAGCCAAGCCAACGTGTAG
- a CDS encoding T9SS type A sorting domain-containing protein: MRHRFLLVLLFISSGLLLGTAPARAQFRWQRAVGTAQNDETADYMLAVPGGFVKVGEFNYNRLYLSKVNYQGDTVWTKRYALRRVQDVDARGLIADAAGNLIVSAIVVPRPVPPTAPPLPTQGLLVKLTPAGDTLWTRRVADPAGATLTALVPGNDGSYVAVGDVGSGLNTFPVLRKFSPAGALLWTQVVPYDNTRNGYLTNLVAVPNGYLVVSLSDTSNLRPKFITVDEAGAYQFFRFVPRDCGSAQLKLTSQGGVIAVGGGITQLTVQGDSVWSRAYRQVNAFLGLTRVAELPGGRYLAAGERSNGFTKDVGFVVVDANGALLRDTLLVRPGTENVAGVGLTPAGDYVVALGTDPGPVGYNDQILFAYRSWARLLPARAPAETAARLAAYPNPTIGELTLEAGDARPLTGTWVLYDVLGRLVQHGLLSGQARHHLSLTAVPAGLYLLRVTDPLRRTVQLLRLEKL, translated from the coding sequence ATGAGACATCGTTTCCTTTTGGTGCTATTGTTCATCAGCAGCGGCCTGCTGCTGGGCACCGCCCCGGCGCGGGCGCAGTTCCGCTGGCAGCGCGCGGTGGGCACGGCCCAGAACGACGAAACGGCCGACTATATGCTGGCCGTGCCCGGGGGCTTCGTCAAGGTCGGCGAGTTTAATTACAACCGCCTGTACCTGAGCAAGGTCAACTACCAGGGCGACACCGTCTGGACCAAGCGCTACGCCCTGCGCCGGGTGCAGGACGTCGACGCCCGCGGGCTCATCGCCGACGCGGCCGGCAACCTGATTGTCTCGGCCATCGTCGTGCCCCGCCCCGTGCCGCCCACGGCCCCGCCGCTGCCCACCCAGGGCCTGCTGGTCAAGCTCACGCCCGCCGGCGACACGCTCTGGACCCGGCGCGTGGCCGACCCGGCCGGGGCCACGCTCACGGCCCTGGTGCCGGGCAACGACGGCTCCTACGTGGCCGTCGGCGACGTGGGCAGCGGCCTGAACACGTTTCCCGTGCTGCGCAAGTTCAGCCCCGCCGGCGCCCTGCTCTGGACCCAGGTCGTGCCCTACGACAACACCCGCAACGGTTACCTGACCAATTTGGTGGCCGTGCCCAACGGCTACCTTGTGGTGTCGCTCTCCGATACGTCCAACCTGCGCCCTAAGTTCATCACAGTCGACGAAGCTGGCGCTTACCAGTTCTTCCGGTTTGTCCCACGCGACTGCGGCAGCGCGCAGTTAAAGCTGACGTCTCAAGGTGGGGTGATTGCCGTCGGCGGCGGCATCACGCAACTCACGGTGCAGGGCGACTCGGTTTGGAGCCGTGCGTACCGGCAAGTCAATGCCTTCCTAGGTCTGACCCGTGTGGCAGAGTTGCCGGGCGGGCGCTACCTGGCGGCGGGCGAACGCTCCAACGGGTTTACCAAGGACGTGGGCTTCGTGGTGGTGGACGCCAACGGCGCGCTGCTGCGCGACACGCTGCTCGTGCGCCCCGGCACGGAAAACGTGGCCGGCGTGGGCCTCACCCCGGCCGGCGACTACGTCGTGGCCCTGGGCACCGACCCCGGCCCCGTCGGCTACAACGACCAGATTCTGTTCGCCTACCGCTCCTGGGCCCGCTTGCTGCCCGCCCGCGCCCCGGCCGAAACCGCCGCCCGCCTCGCCGCTTATCCCAACCCCACGATTGGCGAACTGACGCTGGAAGCCGGCGATGCGCGCCCGCTCACCGGCACCTGGGTGCTGTATGATGTGCTGGGCCGCTTGGTGCAGCACGGCCTTCTTTCGGGTCAGGCCCGCCACCACCTGAGCCTGACTGCCGTGCCCGCCGGCCTCTACCTGTTACGGGTCACCGACCCGCTGCGCCGTACGGTTCAACTCCTGCGTTTGGAGAAGCTCTAG
- a CDS encoding DUF4268 domain-containing protein: MYSKAEATQLRQAFWTTFGQYMAPVPSAEGETTNWINYKTGIKHLYFRMQADNRQAKIAIELNHPDAGIRELFFEQFRELKTLLHETLGEEWIWEEEALDAQGLPLSCIYTELSPANVFNRDDWPKLISFFKPRMVALDAFWADAQYTFEALK, translated from the coding sequence ATGTACAGCAAAGCGGAAGCTACCCAGCTGCGCCAGGCTTTCTGGACGACGTTTGGCCAGTATATGGCCCCGGTGCCCTCGGCCGAGGGCGAAACCACCAACTGGATTAACTACAAGACGGGCATCAAGCACCTGTATTTCCGGATGCAGGCCGACAACCGGCAGGCCAAAATCGCCATCGAGTTGAACCATCCGGACGCCGGCATTCGGGAGCTGTTTTTTGAGCAGTTCCGGGAGCTCAAAACCCTGCTGCACGAAACGCTGGGCGAGGAATGGATATGGGAAGAAGAAGCCTTGGACGCCCAGGGCCTGCCGCTGAGCTGCATCTACACGGAGCTAAGCCCGGCCAACGTGTTCAACCGCGACGATTGGCCGAAGCTGATTTCATTCTTTAAGCCCCGCATGGTGGCCCTCGATGCGTTTTGGGCCGATGCGCAGTACACGTTTGAAGCGCTGAAGTAG
- a CDS encoding uridine kinase has protein sequence MHTPYLIGITGGSASGKTTFLRRLLASFPEEEICLISQDNYYHPREKQLRDDQGVENFDLPASIDAAAYADDVLRISQGHEVRRKEYTFNNAAVTPKELVFRPAPIVVVEGIFVFHFEEIAKLLDLKVYIDAQEHVKLHRRIIRDRDERGYDLADVLYRYTHHVAPTYEQFIAPYKHYADIVIPNNRHFEKGLEVLVGFLRGKVAAAQQ, from the coding sequence ATGCACACCCCGTATCTAATTGGCATCACCGGCGGCAGCGCTTCTGGTAAAACCACGTTTTTGCGCCGGCTCCTGGCGTCCTTTCCCGAAGAGGAGATTTGCCTGATTTCGCAGGACAATTATTACCACCCCCGCGAAAAACAGCTGCGCGACGACCAGGGCGTGGAAAACTTCGACCTGCCCGCCAGCATCGACGCCGCGGCCTACGCCGACGACGTGCTGCGCATCAGCCAGGGCCACGAGGTGCGCCGCAAGGAATACACCTTCAACAACGCGGCCGTGACGCCCAAAGAGCTGGTGTTCCGGCCGGCGCCCATTGTGGTGGTGGAGGGCATCTTCGTGTTTCACTTCGAGGAAATCGCCAAGCTGCTCGACCTGAAGGTGTACATCGACGCCCAGGAACACGTGAAGCTGCACCGCCGCATCATCCGCGACCGCGACGAGCGGGGCTACGACCTGGCCGACGTGCTCTACCGCTACACCCACCACGTGGCGCCCACCTACGAGCAGTTCATCGCACCCTACAAGCACTACGCCGACATCGTGATTCCCAACAACCGCCACTTCGAGAAGGGGCTGGAGGTGCTGGTGGGCTTCCTGCGCGGCAAGGTGGCGGCGGCCCAGCAGTAG
- the rdgB gene encoding RdgB/HAM1 family non-canonical purine NTP pyrophosphatase: protein MLTQLCFASNNAHKLDEIRPLLPAGLTLLSLADIGCHEELPETQDTLEGNARQKAEYVRQHYGVACFADDTGLEVTALNGEPGVYSARYAGPQRLAEDNVAKLLQELRGAADRSARFRTVVALAQADGSVHEFAGEVMGHITEEAHGTGGFGYDPVFVPAEGDGRSFAEMSSTEKNRISHRARAVAGLLAFLKE from the coding sequence TTGCTTACCCAACTCTGCTTCGCATCCAACAATGCACACAAGCTCGACGAAATCCGGCCGCTACTGCCGGCCGGCCTCACGCTGCTGAGCCTGGCCGACATCGGCTGCCACGAGGAGCTGCCCGAAACCCAGGACACGCTAGAAGGCAACGCCCGCCAGAAGGCCGAATACGTGCGCCAGCACTACGGCGTGGCCTGCTTCGCCGACGATACCGGCCTCGAAGTAACGGCCCTCAACGGCGAGCCCGGCGTGTACTCGGCGCGCTACGCCGGGCCCCAGCGCCTGGCCGAAGACAACGTGGCCAAGCTGCTACAGGAGCTGCGCGGCGCCGCCGACCGATCGGCGCGCTTCCGCACGGTGGTGGCCCTGGCCCAGGCCGATGGCAGCGTGCACGAGTTTGCCGGCGAGGTGATGGGCCACATTACGGAAGAAGCCCACGGTACGGGCGGCTTCGGCTACGACCCGGTGTTTGTGCCCGCTGAGGGCGACGGGCGCAGCTTCGCCGAAATGAGCAGCACCGAGAAAAACCGCATCAGCCACCGGGCACGGGCGGTGGCTGGGCTGCTGGCGTTTTTGAAAGAATAA
- a CDS encoding type B 50S ribosomal protein L31 — translation MKKDTHPEYQEVVFQDSSSDFKFITRSTMKPTDTITMEDGKTYPLVKIEVSSASHPFYTGKNMFIDTAGRVEKFRSRYAKKEQSSANKE, via the coding sequence ATGAAAAAGGACACCCACCCCGAGTACCAGGAAGTCGTATTCCAGGACTCCTCTTCGGATTTCAAGTTCATCACCCGCTCCACGATGAAGCCGACCGACACCATCACGATGGAAGACGGCAAGACGTACCCGCTGGTGAAAATTGAAGTGAGCTCGGCCTCGCACCCCTTCTACACCGGCAAAAACATGTTCATCGACACGGCCGGTCGCGTGGAGAAATTCCGCAGCCGCTACGCCAAGAAAGAGCAGAGCAGCGCCAACAAAGAATAG
- a CDS encoding GlmU family protein produces the protein MHVLLFDDPAIRPHLLPFTFTRPVAALRCGILTLAEKWQRRLGVDTVGYLTQPYLQAKFPAGDVRGAALIINGAVCPDDLLTRQVQALQPGQALYCDDLLVAAHVADASLVAELIQDGIPETRQVAEPVTVIDRPWQLFLRNGVEIRRDFALLTQGRTSQPVSDAHTIVYGAENIFIEEGVKIRAAILNAEDGPIYLGKNSQVHEGAIIKGPLALCEGAHINAGAKMRGDNTVGPFSKVGGEVGNSILLGYSNKGHDGYLGNSVIGEWCNLGADTNTSNLKNNYAPVKIWSHAASRFVDTGQTFCGLMMGDHSKCGINTMFNTGTVVGVGANIFGAGFPRTFIPSFSWGGAAGFETFKLPKVGEVAERVMARRNLPYDAVEQGIMKEVFEATEADRIWEKAKA, from the coding sequence ATGCACGTTCTGCTTTTCGACGACCCGGCCATTCGGCCGCACCTGTTGCCCTTCACCTTCACGCGGCCGGTGGCGGCGCTGCGCTGCGGCATCCTCACGCTGGCCGAGAAATGGCAGCGCCGCCTGGGCGTCGACACCGTGGGCTACCTCACCCAGCCGTACCTGCAGGCCAAGTTCCCGGCGGGCGACGTGCGCGGCGCGGCCCTCATCATCAACGGCGCCGTGTGCCCCGACGACCTGCTCACGCGCCAGGTGCAGGCCCTGCAGCCCGGCCAGGCCCTGTACTGCGACGACCTGTTGGTGGCCGCCCACGTGGCCGATGCCTCGCTGGTGGCCGAGCTGATTCAGGACGGCATTCCGGAAACCCGGCAAGTGGCCGAGCCCGTGACGGTGATTGACCGGCCGTGGCAGCTGTTTCTGCGCAACGGCGTGGAAATCCGCCGCGACTTTGCCCTGCTCACCCAGGGCCGCACCTCGCAGCCCGTCAGCGACGCCCACACCATTGTGTACGGGGCCGAAAACATCTTCATCGAAGAGGGCGTGAAAATCCGGGCCGCCATTCTCAATGCCGAGGACGGTCCTATCTATTTGGGCAAGAACTCGCAGGTGCACGAGGGCGCCATCATCAAAGGTCCGTTGGCCTTATGCGAGGGCGCCCACATCAATGCCGGCGCCAAAATGCGCGGCGACAATACCGTGGGACCTTTCTCGAAGGTGGGCGGCGAAGTGGGCAACAGCATTTTGCTGGGCTACAGCAACAAGGGCCACGACGGCTACCTGGGCAACTCCGTCATTGGCGAGTGGTGCAACCTGGGGGCCGATACCAACACGTCGAACCTCAAGAACAACTACGCGCCCGTCAAAATCTGGAGCCACGCCGCCAGCCGCTTCGTCGACACCGGCCAGACTTTCTGCGGCCTGATGATGGGCGACCACAGCAAGTGCGGCATCAACACCATGTTTAATACCGGCACGGTGGTGGGCGTGGGGGCCAACATCTTCGGGGCCGGTTTCCCGCGCACCTTCATCCCGAGCTTCAGCTGGGGCGGCGCGGCAGGTTTTGAAACCTTCAAGCTGCCCAAAGTGGGGGAGGTGGCCGAGCGCGTGATGGCCCGGCGCAACCTGCCGTATGATGCGGTGGAGCAAGGCATTATGAAGGAAGTGTTTGAAGCGACGGAAGCGGACAGAATCTGGGAAAAGGCAAAAGCATGA
- a CDS encoding DNA polymerase III subunit delta yields MTFAEIPNQSALKALLRQSVQRQHVAHAQLFRGSEGGAALALALAYAQYLNCEERAPGADDSCGHCPACTKIAKLAHPDLNFIVPVTTTKTVTKDAVSSKFMAEWRTFILDNPYQGLNDWMQHIGAENKQGNISKDEAVQILKLVSLKAFEARFKIVIVWLPELMHPAAANAVLKLLEEPPPATIFLLVSHAPEQLLPTIISRVQPVAVRPFSEDDLTAYLRDEYKVPEAKARQVAQLAEGSLGAAIASRDANADHDYFEFFRDWMRLCFNYGGKAADILKKSEEFQKLGRENQKELLSYSLGLVRKVLLFGIDPKFVPHLAGGEQQFVTGFAKFVTPRNADLLTKELTDAHYHIERNANAKMVFVDSSLRMGGFLRI; encoded by the coding sequence ATGACCTTCGCCGAAATTCCCAACCAGTCCGCCCTCAAAGCCCTGCTGCGCCAATCGGTACAGCGGCAGCACGTGGCACACGCCCAGCTGTTTCGCGGCAGCGAGGGCGGCGCGGCGCTGGCCCTCGCCCTGGCCTACGCGCAGTACCTGAACTGCGAAGAGCGCGCTCCCGGCGCCGACGACAGCTGCGGCCACTGCCCGGCCTGCACCAAAATTGCCAAGCTGGCCCATCCCGACCTGAACTTCATCGTGCCCGTGACCACCACCAAAACGGTGACCAAGGACGCGGTGAGCAGCAAATTCATGGCCGAGTGGCGGACCTTCATTCTCGACAATCCCTACCAGGGCCTCAACGACTGGATGCAGCACATCGGGGCCGAAAACAAGCAGGGCAACATCTCGAAGGACGAAGCCGTGCAGATTCTGAAGCTGGTAAGCCTGAAGGCGTTTGAGGCCCGCTTCAAAATTGTCATCGTCTGGCTGCCCGAGCTCATGCACCCGGCCGCCGCCAACGCCGTGCTCAAGCTGCTGGAAGAGCCGCCGCCCGCCACCATTTTCCTGCTGGTGAGCCACGCGCCCGAGCAATTGCTGCCCACCATCATCAGCCGGGTGCAGCCGGTGGCGGTGCGCCCGTTTTCCGAAGACGACCTCACGGCCTACCTGCGCGACGAGTACAAAGTGCCCGAAGCCAAAGCCCGCCAGGTGGCTCAGCTGGCCGAAGGCAGCCTGGGCGCGGCCATTGCCAGCCGCGATGCCAACGCCGACCACGACTACTTCGAGTTTTTCCGGGACTGGATGCGTCTCTGCTTCAACTACGGCGGCAAGGCGGCCGACATTCTCAAGAAAAGCGAGGAGTTCCAAAAGCTGGGCCGCGAAAACCAGAAGGAGCTGCTGAGCTACTCGCTGGGCCTCGTGCGCAAGGTGCTGCTGTTCGGAATCGACCCGAAATTTGTGCCCCACCTGGCCGGCGGCGAGCAGCAGTTTGTCACGGGCTTCGCCAAATTCGTTACCCCGCGCAACGCCGACCTGCTCACCAAAGAACTCACCGACGCGCATTATCACATCGAGCGCAACGCCAACGCCAAAATGGTGTTTGTGGACAGCTCGCTGCGCATGGGCGGCTTTTTGCGCATTTGA
- the hemC gene encoding hydroxymethylbilane synthase, producing the protein MKIRLATRASRLALWQTEHVAALLQQAGLETEIVPMQTTGDAVQDRSLAKIGSKGVFTEELENSLLRGETHLAVHSAKDVQSSIPRELELLAFLEREQVNDVVLSFDEQFSLDKPGIVLGTSSTRRKAQLRRFYPHAETAEARGNLQTRLRKLEEGQFDALVLAYAGVHRMGYEHLVRYTLPATQFVPATGQGSIAVECAADLNADLKARLKAALDHPATHTCLLAERAFLHTMEGGCSIPSFALATLEDGRLRLHGGLISLSGEEYVEEIQTAASPAEAHTLGVAVADAVLARGGREILASIREQRG; encoded by the coding sequence ATGAAAATCCGCCTCGCCACGCGCGCCAGCCGCCTCGCCCTCTGGCAAACCGAACACGTGGCCGCGCTGCTGCAGCAAGCCGGTTTAGAAACCGAAATTGTGCCCATGCAAACCACCGGCGACGCTGTGCAGGACCGCAGCCTGGCCAAAATCGGTTCCAAGGGCGTGTTCACCGAAGAGCTGGAAAACAGCCTGCTACGCGGTGAAACCCACTTGGCCGTCCATTCGGCCAAGGATGTACAAAGCAGCATTCCGCGCGAGTTGGAGCTGCTGGCCTTCCTAGAGCGCGAGCAGGTGAACGACGTGGTACTCAGCTTCGATGAGCAATTTTCGCTCGATAAGCCCGGCATCGTGCTCGGTACCAGCAGCACCCGCCGCAAGGCCCAACTGCGCCGCTTCTATCCCCACGCCGAAACGGCCGAAGCCCGCGGCAACCTCCAAACCCGCCTGCGCAAGCTCGAAGAAGGCCAGTTTGATGCCCTCGTGCTGGCCTACGCCGGCGTGCACCGCATGGGCTACGAGCACCTGGTGCGCTACACGCTGCCCGCCACCCAATTTGTACCGGCCACCGGTCAGGGCAGCATTGCGGTGGAATGCGCCGCCGACCTTAATGCCGACCTCAAGGCCCGCCTCAAAGCGGCCCTCGACCATCCTGCTACCCACACCTGCCTGCTGGCCGAGCGTGCTTTCCTCCACACCATGGAGGGCGGCTGCAGCATCCCGTCTTTCGCCCTGGCTACGTTGGAAGATGGCCGCCTGCGCCTGCACGGCGGCCTCATCAGCCTGAGCGGCGAAGAGTACGTGGAAGAAATCCAGACTGCCGCCTCGCCCGCCGA